The Vicinamibacterales bacterium genome contains a region encoding:
- a CDS encoding DUF948 domain-containing protein: MTDVWLAIIALAVLVMAAIQVGAIIAGVRLARRVEHLAGQIERDVKPLLQNLTDVAAEAKRAASLATMQVERVDRLFGDLAVSAERTMRLATQVLGGPARNGMAFLTAARAALTAFRELRETAARRRQAYRTDSDDEESLFIG; this comes from the coding sequence GTGACCGACGTCTGGCTGGCGATCATCGCGCTGGCGGTGCTCGTGATGGCGGCGATCCAGGTTGGCGCCATCATCGCGGGCGTGCGCCTGGCCAGGCGCGTGGAGCACCTCGCCGGCCAGATCGAGCGCGACGTCAAGCCGTTGCTCCAGAACCTGACGGACGTGGCGGCCGAAGCCAAGCGCGCGGCCTCGCTCGCCACCATGCAGGTCGAGCGCGTCGATCGGCTGTTCGGCGACCTCGCGGTCTCGGCCGAGCGCACGATGCGGCTCGCCACGCAGGTGCTCGGCGGACCGGCCAGAAACGGCATGGCCTTCCTCACGGCCGCCCGAGCGGCCCTGACCGCGTTCCGTGAGCTGCGCGAGACCGCGGCGCGGCGCCGCCAGGCCTACCGCACCGATTCGGATGACGAGGAGTCCCTCTTCATCGGATAA
- a CDS encoding YtxH domain-containing protein: MSRDTNGGSVMLAFLLGTVTGAAVALLFAPATGEETREYLGRKARDSRDRARDTARDVADQGREFYQRQRDSVTTAIERGREAFQQAREEGRNA, encoded by the coding sequence ATGTCGAGAGATACCAACGGCGGCTCGGTGATGCTGGCCTTCCTGCTGGGCACCGTGACCGGTGCGGCGGTGGCCCTGCTGTTCGCGCCCGCCACGGGTGAGGAAACCCGGGAGTACCTGGGCCGCAAGGCCCGGGACAGCCGCGACCGCGCGCGCGATACCGCCCGCGACGTGGCCGATCAGGGCCGCGAGTTCTACCAGCGGCAGCGTGACAGCGTGACGACGGCGATCGAGCGGGGACGCGAGGCGTTCCAGCAGGCGCGCGAGGAAGGGCGCAACGCGTGA
- the upp gene encoding uracil phosphoribosyltransferase, with protein sequence MPVVHLITHPFVHDALATLRDVGTPPDVFRRVARRVSLLIASEVLKEIRTVDGTVQTPLGPAFARRVDARVTLVPVLRAGLGMIDGVLELLPSARVGHIGLQRDEATAEATRYYAKLPPDLGGDVVLVTDPMLATGGSAVASIDLLRRAGATDVRFVCIVAAPEGIAAIERRFPDVPIYTPVVDRELNQHKFIVPGLGDFGDRLFGTT encoded by the coding sequence ATGCCCGTGGTTCACCTGATCACGCATCCGTTCGTGCACGATGCCCTCGCCACCCTGCGCGACGTCGGCACGCCGCCGGACGTCTTCCGGCGCGTGGCGCGCCGCGTGTCGCTGCTCATCGCGTCGGAAGTGCTCAAGGAAATCAGGACCGTGGACGGCACCGTGCAGACCCCGCTCGGTCCGGCGTTCGCGCGGCGCGTGGACGCGCGCGTCACCCTGGTACCCGTGCTCCGGGCCGGTCTCGGCATGATCGACGGCGTGCTCGAACTGCTGCCCTCGGCCCGCGTCGGGCACATCGGACTCCAGCGAGACGAGGCCACCGCGGAAGCCACGCGGTACTACGCCAAGCTGCCGCCCGACCTCGGCGGCGACGTCGTGCTCGTGACCGACCCGATGCTCGCCACCGGCGGAAGCGCCGTCGCGTCCATCGACCTCCTGCGCCGGGCCGGCGCGACCGACGTGCGGTTCGTCTGCATCGTGGCCGCGCCCGAGGGGATCGCCGCGATCGAGCGCCGCTTCCCCGACGTGCCCATCTACACCCCGGTCGTGGACCGGGAGCTGAACCAGCACAAGTTCATCGTGCCGGGGCTCGGCGACTTCGGGGACCGGCTGTTCGGCACCACCTGA
- a CDS encoding class I SAM-dependent methyltransferase, with protein sequence MAQSRSSSGAFDPTALTARLLRARALRASLAAGKAVTAYRIVDGDGDDLPGVAIDRLGEAALLALDAGHGLGDREVTALAAIVLEVLGSDGIEAVYVKALMRDRSRLGGQAPDEARSPTPRAGRPLARSLVVSEYDARFEVRPYDGLSTGLFLEHREHRLALARRPPGRALNLFAYTCAFSVPLAAAGWQVTNVDVSGRALDWGRRNLALNGLPPEAARFLRRDARAFLASAARGAERFDLVILDPPTFGAADRRRGVPAWRAVDDYPALLQAAASVLAPDGVIFAATNTRDLASGDAFTRLVAQALGGRPRWHRLPPWPVDVTARDRVAAVLVSP encoded by the coding sequence GTGGCCCAGTCCCGGTCGTCCAGCGGCGCCTTCGATCCGACGGCGCTGACCGCGCGCCTGCTTCGCGCCCGGGCGCTCCGCGCATCGCTGGCCGCCGGGAAGGCGGTCACCGCCTACCGCATCGTCGACGGCGATGGTGACGACCTGCCGGGGGTCGCGATCGATCGGCTCGGGGAGGCGGCCCTGCTCGCCCTCGACGCCGGCCACGGCCTCGGCGACCGCGAGGTGACGGCGCTCGCCGCGATCGTCCTCGAGGTCCTCGGGTCCGACGGAATCGAAGCCGTCTACGTGAAGGCGCTGATGCGCGATCGCAGCCGACTCGGCGGCCAGGCGCCGGATGAGGCCCGGTCGCCGACACCGCGCGCCGGACGGCCGCTGGCCCGGTCCCTCGTCGTGTCCGAGTACGACGCCCGGTTCGAGGTGCGGCCCTACGACGGCCTGTCGACGGGCCTGTTCCTCGAGCACCGCGAGCATCGCCTGGCGCTCGCGCGCCGGCCGCCGGGACGGGCCCTGAATCTCTTCGCCTACACCTGCGCATTCTCGGTGCCGCTCGCGGCGGCGGGCTGGCAGGTCACGAACGTGGACGTCTCGGGCCGGGCCCTCGACTGGGGCCGCCGGAACCTGGCGCTGAACGGCCTGCCCCCCGAGGCGGCGCGCTTTCTCCGGCGTGACGCCCGGGCGTTCCTCGCCTCGGCCGCCCGTGGCGCCGAGCGCTTCGATCTCGTGATCCTCGACCCGCCCACCTTCGGCGCTGCGGATCGGCGCCGCGGTGTTCCCGCCTGGCGCGCCGTCGACGACTACCCCGCGCTGCTCCAGGCGGCGGCGTCGGTCCTGGCGCCGGACGGGGTCATCTTCGCGGCCACGAACACCCGCGACCTGGCCTCTGGCGACGCCTTCACGCGCCTGGTGGCGCAGGCGCTCGGCGGGCGGCCGCGGTGGCACCGCCTTCCTCCCTGGCCAGTCGACGTGACGGCGCGGGACCGTGTCGCCGCGGTGCTGGTCTCGCCGTAA
- a CDS encoding phosphomannomutase/phosphoglucomutase, with product MAIDPAIFKAYDVRGLYPGEVNEDAFRALGRAFAAFLGPGTVAVTRDMRVSSPSLTAAFIDGVTTQGVHVKDGGLAGTDMMYYAVASAGLLGGAQITASHNPKQYNGCKMVKAEAFPLSGESGIREMKEMLQADALPAPAAARGNVTPLDIMAPYVDHVMGFIEPGVIQPFTTVLDAGSGIAGAVAPHLFDRLPCRTTRLCFEVDGTFPNHEANPLIEENRQDITAEVLRQKADIGIAWDGDADRCFFIDGAGEFIAGDFITALLAEAALMKQPGATIVYDVRASHAVKDTVARYGGRALMNRVGHAFIKRRMREEDGLFGGEVTGHYYFKDNYYADNGFIPALLILELMSRKGQSLRDLLAPLRERYFISGEINTKLSSMAVVPATLERLAKEYAHGHVYHLDGISVEFDDWHFNVRASNTEPLLRLNLEGTTPEIMEKRRDEVLAIIRG from the coding sequence ATGGCCATCGACCCCGCGATCTTCAAGGCATACGACGTCCGCGGCCTCTATCCAGGCGAGGTCAACGAGGACGCCTTCCGCGCCCTCGGCCGCGCCTTCGCGGCGTTCCTGGGCCCCGGCACCGTCGCCGTCACCCGCGACATGCGGGTCTCGTCGCCCAGCCTGACGGCCGCGTTCATCGACGGCGTGACCACGCAGGGCGTCCACGTGAAGGACGGCGGGCTGGCCGGCACGGACATGATGTACTACGCCGTGGCCAGCGCCGGCCTGCTCGGCGGCGCCCAGATCACGGCCTCGCACAACCCCAAGCAGTACAACGGCTGCAAGATGGTGAAGGCCGAGGCCTTCCCGCTCAGCGGCGAGTCCGGCATCCGAGAGATGAAGGAGATGCTGCAGGCCGACGCCCTGCCGGCGCCAGCGGCGGCGCGCGGGAACGTGACGCCGCTCGACATCATGGCGCCCTACGTGGACCACGTGATGGGCTTCATCGAACCCGGCGTCATCCAGCCGTTCACCACGGTGCTCGACGCCGGCAGTGGCATCGCCGGCGCCGTGGCGCCACACCTCTTCGACCGCCTTCCCTGCAGGACGACGCGGCTCTGCTTCGAGGTGGACGGCACCTTCCCGAACCACGAAGCGAATCCCCTGATCGAGGAGAACCGGCAGGACATCACGGCCGAGGTCCTGAGGCAGAAGGCCGACATCGGCATCGCCTGGGACGGCGATGCGGACCGCTGCTTCTTCATCGACGGCGCGGGCGAGTTCATCGCCGGGGACTTCATCACCGCGCTCCTCGCCGAGGCGGCGCTCATGAAGCAGCCCGGGGCGACCATCGTGTACGACGTGCGGGCCAGCCATGCCGTGAAGGACACGGTCGCCCGCTACGGGGGCCGGGCCCTGATGAACCGCGTCGGCCATGCCTTCATCAAGCGCCGCATGCGCGAGGAGGATGGGCTCTTCGGCGGCGAGGTCACCGGGCACTACTACTTCAAGGACAACTACTACGCCGACAACGGCTTCATCCCGGCGCTGCTCATCCTGGAGCTGATGTCCCGGAAGGGCCAGTCGCTGCGCGACCTCCTGGCGCCGCTGCGCGAGCGCTACTTCATCTCGGGGGAGATCAACACCAAGCTGTCCAGCATGGCGGTGGTGCCGGCGACGCTCGAGCGGCTGGCGAAGGAGTACGCGCACGGCCACGTCTACCACCTCGACGGCATCTCGGTGGAGTTCGATGACTGGCACTTCAACGTCCGCGCGTCGAACACCGAGCCGCTGCTGCGCCTGAATCTCGAGGGCACGACGCCCGAGATCATGGAGAAGCGACGCGACGAGGTGCTGGCGATCATCCGCGGCTAG
- a CDS encoding heavy metal translocating P-type ATPase, giving the protein MRPPVAAGPVAETQTAPPPPATRRVTFPVKGMTCAACQSAVERSLVRSDGVREASVNLMLHSATVTYDPARTTLDGLLAAVNDIGYEAEAPAADDALGSPAARAALDEPADPTLWWKAGTSLAAGLIAMLAGVPLMVPAGAERADHLVTADPFMRWVMSAVGPWLQRALPWLYAVPPAAITWSLAAVTAAVMAWAGRGFYVRAWKNLTHGTADMNSLVALGTGAAFVYSLVATAAPGVFTRAGVAPDVYYEAVLFIIALVLMGRGLEARAKHQATRALGRLVALQPSTARVRTPDGDVDRPLGAIAVGDVVVVRPGERMPVDGVVAEGRSAVDEAMLTGEPIPVEKAAGDRVVGGTVNGTGALVVRTTAVGGASVLAQIVRLIEDAQASRAPIQHLADRVAAVFVPVVAGLALLTVAIWWLFGGEAGLVRAFASGVAVLIIACPCAMGLAVPTAVMVATGRGAESGVLFKGGEALQRAADVTAVVFDKTGTLTVGRPVVTGVRPIGDGISADQVLTWAAAVGASSEHPLAAAIVAEAAARAIALPGASGFASASGLGATGTVQGAVVKMGRAGYVAGTSPVVSDGGTNTAVHVSVDGVPVGVIDLDDPLRDEAPAAVGRVSALGVLPVLLTGDRQAPAARVGDAVGISRVVSGVLPAGKKDEVERLQAEGRVVAMVGDGINDAPALAQADVGIAMASGTDVAVDAADVVLMRPDVRGVARAMTLARRTMRVMRQNLFWAFVYNVIGIPIAAGALYPAFGVLLSPVLASAAMAFSSVSVVANSLRLRTARLD; this is encoded by the coding sequence ATGCGGCCGCCCGTCGCGGCCGGACCAGTGGCCGAGACCCAGACCGCTCCCCCGCCGCCCGCGACCAGGCGCGTCACCTTTCCCGTGAAGGGCATGACGTGCGCCGCGTGCCAGTCGGCGGTGGAGCGCAGCCTGGTGCGGTCGGACGGCGTGCGCGAGGCCAGCGTGAACCTCATGCTGCACTCGGCGACCGTCACCTACGATCCGGCCAGGACCACGCTGGACGGCCTGCTGGCGGCCGTCAACGACATCGGCTACGAGGCGGAAGCGCCCGCGGCGGACGACGCGCTCGGGTCCCCGGCGGCCCGCGCCGCCCTGGACGAGCCGGCGGATCCGACCCTGTGGTGGAAGGCGGGCACGAGCCTGGCGGCCGGGCTGATCGCGATGCTGGCGGGGGTGCCGCTGATGGTGCCGGCCGGCGCCGAGCGCGCGGATCACCTGGTGACGGCCGATCCGTTCATGCGGTGGGTGATGAGCGCCGTCGGCCCGTGGCTGCAGCGCGCCCTCCCGTGGCTCTACGCCGTGCCGCCGGCCGCCATCACCTGGAGCCTGGCGGCGGTGACGGCGGCGGTCATGGCCTGGGCGGGCCGCGGCTTCTACGTCCGCGCCTGGAAGAACCTCACGCACGGCACGGCCGACATGAACTCCCTCGTGGCGCTCGGCACCGGCGCGGCCTTCGTCTACTCGCTGGTGGCCACGGCGGCGCCCGGCGTCTTCACCCGCGCAGGTGTGGCACCCGACGTGTACTACGAGGCGGTGCTCTTCATCATCGCGCTCGTCCTGATGGGCCGGGGCCTCGAGGCGCGCGCCAAGCACCAGGCCACCCGCGCGCTCGGCCGCCTGGTGGCCCTGCAGCCGTCGACGGCGCGCGTGCGGACGCCGGACGGCGACGTCGATCGTCCGCTCGGCGCGATCGCGGTGGGCGACGTCGTGGTGGTGCGCCCCGGCGAGCGGATGCCCGTGGACGGCGTCGTCGCCGAGGGACGATCCGCGGTGGACGAGGCGATGCTGACCGGCGAGCCGATCCCCGTCGAGAAGGCCGCGGGCGATCGGGTGGTCGGCGGCACCGTGAACGGCACCGGCGCGCTCGTCGTGCGGACGACCGCGGTGGGCGGGGCCAGCGTCCTGGCGCAGATCGTCCGGCTCATCGAGGACGCCCAGGCCTCGAGAGCCCCGATCCAGCACCTGGCGGACCGGGTGGCCGCCGTCTTCGTGCCCGTGGTGGCCGGTCTGGCGCTGCTGACGGTTGCGATCTGGTGGCTGTTCGGGGGCGAGGCCGGCCTCGTACGCGCGTTCGCCAGCGGCGTGGCCGTGCTGATCATCGCCTGCCCGTGCGCGATGGGGTTGGCCGTGCCCACCGCCGTGATGGTGGCGACGGGCCGCGGCGCCGAGTCGGGCGTCCTCTTCAAGGGCGGCGAGGCCCTGCAACGCGCGGCCGACGTGACGGCCGTCGTCTTCGACAAGACGGGCACGCTGACCGTGGGCCGTCCGGTGGTCACCGGCGTGCGGCCGATCGGTGACGGGATATCGGCGGACCAGGTCCTCACCTGGGCCGCCGCTGTCGGCGCTTCGTCGGAGCATCCGCTCGCCGCGGCCATCGTCGCCGAGGCGGCGGCCCGCGCGATCGCCCTGCCTGGCGCGAGCGGATTCGCGAGTGCGTCAGGGCTCGGCGCCACCGGAACCGTCCAGGGCGCGGTCGTGAAGATGGGCCGCGCCGGCTACGTCGCTGGAACGTCGCCGGTGGTCTCCGACGGCGGCACGAACACCGCGGTGCACGTCTCGGTGGACGGCGTGCCCGTGGGCGTCATCGATCTCGACGACCCGCTCAGGGACGAAGCGCCCGCGGCCGTCGGCCGCGTGTCGGCGCTCGGCGTGCTGCCAGTGCTCCTGACCGGCGACCGCCAGGCGCCGGCCGCCCGCGTCGGAGACGCGGTGGGGATCTCGCGCGTCGTGTCCGGCGTGCTGCCCGCCGGGAAGAAGGACGAGGTCGAGCGCCTGCAGGCCGAGGGGCGCGTGGTGGCCATGGTGGGCGACGGCATCAACGACGCGCCGGCCCTGGCGCAGGCCGACGTGGGAATCGCCATGGCGTCGGGCACGGACGTCGCCGTCGACGCGGCCGATGTCGTGCTGATGCGGCCGGACGTGCGAGGCGTGGCCCGCGCGATGACGCTGGCGCGGCGCACCATGCGCGTGATGCGTCAGAACCTGTTCTGGGCCTTCGTCTACAACGTGATCGGGATCCCGATCGCCGCCGGCGCGCTCTACCCCGCCTTCGGGGTCCTGCTGAGTCCCGTCCTGGCCAGCGCCGCGATGGCGTTCAGCTCGGTGAGCGTCGTCGCCAACAGCCTGCGCCTGCGCACGGCGCGGCTCGACTGA
- a CDS encoding RpiB/LacA/LacB family sugar-phosphate isomerase, giving the protein MTRYDMLTETIARTLERGSTVTLARGGHVTPLALDTLRDRRVTLVREDSAGEAGALAPVASPARLAVGSDHTGIALRKAIRDHLRGRGLAVQEIGPDVPDPVDYPDVAGAVARLVADGEVDAGIAIDGAGLGSAIAANKVPGVRAAMCTDRTLARYSREHNGANVLALGATLVATDAALGIVDTWLATPMTEPRYIRRLAKIRRLEERR; this is encoded by the coding sequence ATGACTCGATACGACATGCTGACGGAGACGATCGCGCGGACGCTCGAGCGCGGCTCGACGGTGACGCTGGCGCGGGGCGGCCACGTCACGCCGCTCGCGCTGGACACGCTGCGCGACAGGCGCGTGACGCTCGTGCGGGAGGACTCGGCAGGGGAGGCGGGTGCGCTCGCCCCGGTGGCCTCTCCGGCGAGGTTGGCGGTGGGCAGCGACCACACCGGTATCGCGCTCCGGAAGGCCATTCGGGACCATCTTCGCGGCCGGGGACTGGCCGTGCAGGAGATCGGCCCAGACGTGCCGGACCCGGTGGACTACCCGGACGTGGCGGGCGCGGTGGCGCGCCTGGTGGCGGACGGCGAGGTCGACGCCGGTATCGCGATCGACGGCGCGGGCCTGGGCTCGGCCATCGCCGCGAACAAGGTGCCGGGTGTGCGCGCGGCCATGTGCACGGACAGGACCCTCGCGCGCTACTCGCGCGAGCACAACGGCGCGAACGTCCTGGCCCTGGGCGCGACGCTCGTGGCGACCGACGCGGCCCTCGGCATCGTCGACACCTGGCTGGCGACGCCGATGACCGAGCCCCGCTACATCCGCCGGCTCGCGAAGATCCGGCGCCTCGAGGAGCGGCGATGA
- the hpt gene encoding hypoxanthine phosphoribosyltransferase, with protein sequence MTATVTPLFSADEIRARIKALAAEIRADAPEAELHLIGVLKGSVFFLTDLVREMTGRVTLDFMAVASYAGTTSSGEVRLLKDLDYGLENRHVIVVEDIVDTGLTLTYLQGILRTRGPKTLKTACLLSKPSRRQVPVQVEYVGFSIEDRFVVGYGLDHNEQYRHLPYIGVLNA encoded by the coding sequence ATGACCGCCACCGTGACGCCACTCTTCTCCGCCGACGAGATTCGTGCCCGCATCAAGGCCCTGGCCGCCGAGATCCGTGCCGACGCGCCGGAGGCGGAGCTGCATCTCATCGGCGTCCTGAAGGGCTCGGTCTTCTTCCTGACGGACCTCGTTCGGGAGATGACCGGGAGGGTCACGCTGGACTTCATGGCGGTGGCGAGCTACGCCGGGACGACCAGCTCGGGCGAAGTGCGGCTCCTCAAGGACCTCGACTACGGCCTGGAGAACCGCCACGTGATCGTCGTCGAGGACATCGTGGACACGGGACTCACCCTGACCTACCTGCAGGGCATCCTCCGCACGCGCGGTCCGAAGACCTTGAAGACGGCGTGCCTGCTCTCCAAGCCGTCGCGCCGCCAGGTGCCGGTCCAGGTGGAGTACGTGGGCTTCTCGATCGAGGACCGCTTCGTCGTCGGCTACGGCCTCGACCACAACGAGCAGTACCGCCACCTGCCGTACATCGGCGTCCTCAACGCCTGA
- a CDS encoding RNA pseudouridine synthase, with translation MTAVPLVGATASELVALKPAGLACEVPRDPSAPSLVRRLAADGHDGLRLVHRLDRPACGLVLLARSKEAAAFHSAEIEARRWRKLYVARVAAPAAPGHLLGPHRTYLRTVGRTAAVVRSGGKPALLDILAVTPVPQRIDEHHVLVQLHTGRFHQIRATLAHLGAPLVGDAGYGGRAGAPMYLEHVVLACRSHADGAWRVWRATAHSDRDPWAPILSSAVDAQAAIFAGSAPAVESPATPGPDA, from the coding sequence GTGACCGCGGTGCCCCTGGTGGGCGCGACCGCCAGCGAGCTGGTGGCGCTGAAGCCGGCAGGCCTGGCCTGCGAGGTGCCGCGCGATCCGTCGGCGCCGTCGCTCGTGCGGCGCCTGGCGGCCGACGGCCACGACGGCCTCCGCCTGGTCCACCGCCTGGACCGGCCCGCGTGCGGGCTGGTGCTCCTGGCGCGATCGAAGGAGGCCGCGGCGTTCCACTCCGCCGAGATCGAAGCCCGGCGCTGGCGGAAGCTGTACGTGGCGCGCGTTGCGGCACCCGCGGCCCCCGGGCACCTGCTGGGGCCGCACAGGACCTACCTTCGGACCGTGGGCCGGACGGCCGCCGTCGTGCGGTCCGGCGGCAAGCCCGCGTTGCTGGACATCCTGGCCGTGACGCCGGTCCCGCAGCGGATCGACGAGCACCACGTGCTCGTCCAGCTCCACACCGGCCGGTTCCACCAGATCCGGGCCACGCTGGCGCACCTGGGCGCCCCGCTCGTCGGCGATGCCGGATACGGCGGACGCGCCGGGGCGCCGATGTACCTGGAGCACGTCGTGCTCGCCTGCCGCAGCCATGCCGACGGCGCCTGGCGGGTGTGGCGTGCCACGGCGCATTCCGATCGGGACCCGTGGGCCCCCATCCTGTCGTCGGCCGTGGACGCGCAGGCCGCGATCTTCGCGGGCTCGGCGCCTGCCGTCGAGTCGCCCGCGACGCCCGGGCCCGACGCCTGA
- the deoC gene encoding deoxyribose-phosphate aldolase — translation MTHRPDEAVSVDLGRLVAIIAEELAAVRAMPEARCACHGWQADCCPTRVQDVVDAGAVRLGMHGAKGGGAVAGLIDHTLLKADATASDIEQLCREAAEHRFATVCVNPAWVALAARTLAGSGVGVCSVVGFPLGATTSDVKAYETRRAIVDGASEIDMVINVGALKSGHLPLVEQDIETVTAACRACGATSKVIIEAALLTDDEKVTACTLAKAAGADFVKTSTGFGPGGATVADVALMRRVVGAEMGVKAAGGVRDLEQMQAMVAAGATRVGERVRIVRESTDGTRVAPAAASTGY, via the coding sequence ATGACGCACCGGCCCGATGAGGCGGTGTCGGTCGACCTCGGCCGCCTCGTGGCGATCATCGCCGAGGAGCTCGCCGCCGTACGGGCGATGCCCGAGGCGCGGTGCGCGTGCCACGGCTGGCAGGCCGACTGCTGCCCGACGCGCGTGCAGGACGTCGTGGACGCGGGTGCCGTCCGGCTCGGCATGCACGGCGCGAAAGGCGGCGGCGCCGTGGCCGGGCTGATCGATCACACGCTGCTGAAGGCGGATGCCACCGCATCCGACATCGAGCAGTTGTGCCGCGAGGCGGCGGAGCATCGCTTCGCGACCGTGTGCGTCAACCCCGCATGGGTGGCGCTGGCGGCCCGCACGCTCGCCGGATCGGGCGTCGGCGTCTGTTCGGTGGTCGGCTTTCCGCTGGGCGCCACGACCTCCGACGTGAAGGCCTACGAGACGCGCCGCGCGATCGTGGACGGCGCCTCCGAGATCGACATGGTCATCAACGTCGGGGCGCTGAAGTCCGGGCACCTCCCGCTCGTGGAGCAGGACATCGAAACCGTCACGGCGGCGTGTCGTGCCTGCGGCGCCACGTCCAAGGTGATCATCGAGGCCGCGCTCCTGACCGACGACGAGAAGGTCACGGCCTGCACCCTGGCGAAGGCGGCCGGCGCGGACTTCGTGAAGACGTCCACAGGCTTCGGCCCCGGGGGCGCGACCGTCGCCGACGTGGCCCTGATGCGCCGGGTGGTGGGCGCCGAGATGGGGGTGAAGGCGGCCGGCGGCGTCCGCGACCTGGAGCAGATGCAGGCGATGGTGGCGGCCGGCGCCACGCGTGTGGGCGAGCGTGTCCGGATCGTCCGCGAGTCGACCGACGGCACCCGGGTGGCCCCCGCCGCAGCCTCCACCGGATACTGA
- a CDS encoding amidohydrolase, producing the protein MRPAPGLVLLALFAATAAVHTQGTRVVSLVVTGGTVVTVDAGRRVITDGAVAIDGSRIVEVGPAADVRRRFSGRTTLDAAGRVVMPGLVNTHTHAPMVLYRGLADDLALIDWLQQYIFPAEAKTVSPAFVRTGTRLAALEMIRSGTTTYADMYYFEEEIAAVTKAAGLRGVLGQTIIQFPVADAKTPAEGLARAAAFIRRYKGDDLIVPAVAPHALYTNDEATLLQCRDLAIREGVPLLIHLAETQDEVKTARERGATSPTSYLESFGFWTGARTLAAHGVWVSPEDIATLVRRGVGVSHNPESNMKLASGTAPVAGYLAAGAALGLGTDGAASNNDLDMFEAMRQASFLAKHATGDPRAVPAATAVEMATLGGARALGMDADIGSLEAGKKADLILVRMDHARQTPMYDPISHLVYTTRGDDVEATIVNGKILMRRGVVQTLDEAAVLAEARKAAAEVRAAVRR; encoded by the coding sequence ATGCGACCCGCCCCCGGCCTCGTGCTCCTGGCGCTCTTCGCCGCGACGGCGGCCGTGCACACGCAGGGCACCCGGGTGGTGTCGCTCGTCGTCACCGGGGGCACCGTGGTCACCGTGGACGCCGGCCGCCGCGTCATCACGGATGGCGCCGTGGCCATCGACGGCTCGCGAATCGTGGAGGTCGGTCCGGCCGCCGACGTGCGCCGACGCTTCTCCGGACGGACCACCCTCGATGCCGCCGGACGGGTTGTGATGCCGGGCCTCGTCAACACCCACACGCACGCCCCGATGGTGCTGTATCGGGGGCTCGCCGACGATCTGGCGCTCATTGACTGGCTGCAGCAGTACATCTTCCCGGCGGAGGCGAAGACCGTGTCGCCGGCGTTCGTGCGGACGGGAACGCGCCTCGCGGCGCTCGAGATGATCCGCTCGGGCACGACGACCTACGCCGACATGTACTACTTCGAAGAGGAGATCGCGGCCGTCACGAAGGCCGCGGGCCTCCGCGGCGTGCTCGGCCAGACGATCATCCAGTTCCCGGTGGCCGACGCCAAGACGCCCGCGGAGGGGCTGGCACGGGCCGCCGCGTTCATCCGGCGGTACAAGGGCGACGACCTTATCGTACCGGCCGTGGCGCCGCACGCGCTCTACACGAACGACGAGGCCACGCTCCTGCAGTGCCGGGACCTCGCGATCCGGGAGGGGGTGCCACTCCTGATTCACCTCGCCGAGACCCAGGACGAAGTGAAGACCGCCCGCGAGCGCGGGGCCACGAGCCCCACGAGCTATCTCGAGTCCTTCGGCTTCTGGACCGGCGCCCGCACGCTCGCCGCTCACGGCGTGTGGGTCTCGCCCGAGGACATCGCGACGCTCGTGCGCCGAGGGGTCGGTGTCTCGCACAACCCCGAGAGCAACATGAAGCTGGCGAGCGGGACCGCGCCGGTCGCCGGCTATCTCGCCGCCGGGGCGGCGCTGGGGCTGGGCACCGACGGCGCCGCCAGCAACAACGACCTCGACATGTTCGAGGCCATGCGCCAGGCCTCGTTCCTGGCCAAGCACGCCACCGGCGACCCCAGGGCCGTCCCGGCCGCCACTGCGGTGGAGATGGCGACGCTGGGGGGCGCCCGCGCCCTGGGCATGGACGCCGACATCGGCTCGCTCGAAGCCGGGAAGAAGGCGGACCTGATTCTGGTCCGCATGGACCACGCGCGGCAGACGCCGATGTACGACCCGATCTCGCACCTCGTCTACACGACGCGCGGCGACGACGTCGAGGCGACGATCGTGAACGGGAAGATCCTGATGCGGCGGGGCGTCGTCCAGACGCTGGACGAGGCGGCCGTGCTCGCGGAGGCGCGAAAGGCCGCCGCGGAGGTCCGAGCCGCCGTCAGGCGTTGA